The DNA window GAACTCCCGCACGCGGCGAGCGTCCCGGCGGCGAGCACCCCAGTGCAGAACACGGCGACGGCCCTCGCGGGCGGTCGCCCTCGCCGCGTGATCCCTTTCCCCATCAAGGTCTCCCTTCCCTGCGCGCACGTCCCAGCGAGGAGCCGGAGAGGAACGCGGCGCGGCGGGAAGGACCGCGACCTGCACCCCGACGTGCATGACGCCGGGCTAGCCGCACGCAACAGCACGGGACGCCCGACCGGTGCACTGCAACTTATGCCCGGGGGTCACGGCCCGCAAGCAGGAACCGTAACGATTCAGAGAAGGACGCCATTCTTTGGTGGCGCGGAAAAATCCACCAAGGTAACGGGCGCTGACCCCTACCCGTTCGGGTAGGGGTCAGCTCGTCGAACCGGACGGCCGCATCGCGAGTTTCGCCAGCAGATCGCGGCCCTGTTCGGCGCTGCGCGGCTGGCACAGCACGTCGTACCGGCCGGCCACCAGCTGGCTCGACGACGAAAAGTCGCGGCGGCCCTTCGTGGACGCGTAGCTCGCCGCGCCGAACACGAGCGCGAACAGCATGCCCGCGAGCACGCCGACCAGGATCGGCGCGAAGTTGATGCCGCCGCCGCTGCTGGGGTTGAACATGCTCAGCAGCACGCCGATGAGCAGGCCGAACCAGGCGCCGGACACCGCGGCCGTGCCGAGCACCTTGCCCCACGAGAGCCTGCCGATGACGCGCTCCACCAGCATCAGGTCGACGCCGACGATGGTCACGTCCTGCACCGCGAAGTCGTTGTCCGCGAGGTGCTCCACCGCGCGTTGCGCGTCGGTGTAGTGGTCGTAGGAGCCGATCGGCCACCCCGTCGGCGGCGTCGGGACCCGGGGGACGCCGGCACCTGCGCGCCCGCCGGAGGAGAACGGACCGGTCACGATGATCACCTGCGCTGTCGGAAGAAGAGAAGGGGCGTATCACCCATCCTGCCAACCGGCGGCAGGTCGTGCGAACCCGACCGGGCAAGACTCCCCCGTACGGCGGCGAGGGCCGCCCCGTCGCGGGGCGGCCCTCGCCGTTTTCACCCGGTGCCCGGTCAGGACGCCTTGATCTTCACCGAGGTCGCGGCCTTCTCGTCGCCGACGACGCCCTCGTTGCCGGTACCCTTCGCCGTCACCCGGTCGGCGGGCACCCCATTCGCCGTCATCTCCTTGACCACGGCCTCCGCGCGCTTCTGCGAAACCTCCGTGGCCTTGGCCGCGTCGTCGTAGCCTGCCGACGCGGTGACCTCGAGCTTGGTCCCGGCCGCGCCCGCGGCGGCTTCGGCGGCCTTCTTGACCGTCTCCTTGCCCTGCTCGGTCAGCTCGGTCTTCTCGCGCTCGAAGGTGATCGGAGTCGCGTTCGTCAGCTCGTCGAGCTTCTGCTGCAGCGCCTGCGCGGCGGGCGAGCCGTTCTGGGCGCCGTTCGGGTCGTTCTGCTGCCCGTTCTGGCCATTCTGACCGTTCTGGTCGCCCTGGCCGTTCGACGGCGGCGCCGAGGCCGAACTGCTGCCGTTCCCGTTCCCGCTGCCGGACTGGTTGTTGTCGTCACCGCAACCGGCGAGCCCGGCGATGGCCAGCGCTGCGGCGGCGAGACCGGCGATACCTTTCGCCCGAGTGACGGTGATACCTCGAACCACGGGGTCCTCCTGCCCTGGAAAATGAATTCACAACCGGGGCGCGAACCTAACTCCGTCCGCATCGCGCGGAAACTCGGAAATGCGCGGGTGAAGGTGTGTCGAAGGACCGGAAGCTCACCCGGGGTGAGTTTTCACGCGAACCATCGACAGCACCGCTCTCCCGCTTTCGGGACCTGATCGTGAAAGGACTACCCACAGTGGACGACTCGATTGGCGTTACACCCCCACACGGGGGAAATCACCTGGTCATCAACGCCTGGGTGAGGCAGGACCCGCCGCCGTGCGCGAATCAGCCCCTGCTCTTATAGTCCCGCAGCAGCCCGCGGCTGATGATCGTCTTCTGGATTTCGCTGGTGCCCTCGCCGATCAGCAGGAACGGCGCTTCGCGCATCAGCCGCTCGATCTCGTACTCCTTCGAGTAGCCGTAGCCGCCGTGGATGCGGAACGCCTCCTGGGTCACCTCGGCGCAGTACTCGCTCGCGATCAGCTTGGCCATTCCGGCCTCGACGTCGTTGCGCGCACCGGAATCCTTCAGCCGCGCGGCGTTGACCATCATCAGGTGCGCCGCCTCCACCTTGGTGGCCATTTCGGCGAGCTTGAACGCGATCGCCTGGTGCTCGGCGATCGCCTTGCCGAAGGTCTTGCGCTGCTGCGCGTAGTCGACGGCGAGTTCGAAGGCCCTGATCGCGATCCCGCAGGCGCGCGCGGCGACGTTGACCCTGCCGACCTCGACACCGTCCATCATGTACGAGAAGCCCTTGCCCGGCTGCTCGCCGAGCACCTTGTCGGCGCCGATCTCGAAGCCGTCGAACACCGCTTCCGTGGTGTCGACGCCCTTGTAGCCCATTTTCTCGATCTTGCCGGGAATCGTGAGCCCGGGAGCCACTTCCCCGAAGCCTTCCGGCTTTTCGACCAGGAACGTGGTGAGGTTCTGGTGCGCCTTTTCCGCGCCTTCGTCGGTGCGCACCAGCAACGCGATCAGATTCGAACTGCCGCCGTTGGTGAGCCACATCTTGGCGCCGTCGATGACGTAGCGGTCGCCGTCCTTCTTCGCCTTCGTCTTGATCGCGGCGACGTCGGAGCCGAGATCCGGTTCCGACATGGAAAACGACCCGCGCACCTCCCCAGTGGCCATCGGAGGCAGGAAGTGCTTCTTCTGCGCTTCGGTGCCGTGCCGCGAGATCATGTGCGCCACGATGAAATGCGTGTTGATCACGCCGGACACGCTCATCCAGCCGCGCGCGATCTCTTCGACCACCAGCGCATAGGTCAGCAGCGATTCGCCGAGCCCGCCGTACTCCTCGGGAATGGTGATCCCGAACAGGCCCATCTCCTTCATGCCCTCGACGATGTCCGCCGGGTAGGTGTCGGCGTGCTCCAGCTCCTGCGCGTGCGGGATCACCTCCTTGTCCACGAACGTGCGGACGGTGGCGAGGATCTCCGACTGCACATCGGTGAGACCGGCGGTCTGGGCAAGGCGGGCCATACTTGCTCCTGGGCTGGACGACGAGGTTACCGACGAGTATGACCCGCGCGGGCGAGTTCTGCCTATGAGCCGTTTCTCACGAGGCTGTCGAGAACGGCCTCGAACTCGGCGGGTACCGCGAGCCGCGGCGTCTCACCCGGGGCTCCTTCGGTGAGCCGGGTGAAGCGGCCGTCGCGCCACCAGAACACGTGCGGGCTGATCGGCCCGGTGCCGGTGCGGTACTCGGCGGCCGCGATCTTCGTCATCGCCTCCAGCGACCGGCCGGCGCGCTCGTCCCGCGGCACCGAGTACAGCACCTGGTGCCGGAACGGGACCGCGACCAGCACGCCGTTCGCCGACGGCGCCTCGCCCGTCACCTTCAGCACGAGTTCGGGCAGCACCAGCGCCGAGGACGCGAAGTGCATCGACTCGCTGCACAGCAGGTGGACGCCGTCGAAGTCCCGCCGCTCCCCCGGATCCTCCCGCCGGGCGTTCGCCAGCGCGGCCGCGCGGAGGCGGTGTTCGCCGTGGCGCGCGACCTCGTCACCGCAGTACGTCTTCACGCTGTCCGGGCAGTCCAGCACGAACACCTCGAGCACGTCGGGCAGCGCCTCGCGGGCATAGCCCCAGCCGCCGGTGCCCGGCAGCGCCGTCCGGTCGTACAGCCCGAAGTACGTGCGCGGCAACAGTTCCTCGGTCGGCGCGCGGAAGTCGTCGGGGCCCGCCATCGCGCTCAGCATCCTGGCGACGTGCGCGTCCACGAGCGTGCCCCAGCGCGGTTCCGGGATGGCCCGCGCGGTCAGGACGCGCGCGATGCCGCCGAGCCCGAACTTCGCGCCGTCGGCGTCCTCGATGTGCCCGGGGAAGACGGTGACCCGGCGCCCCTGCCTGGCCAGCGCCTCGCGCACGAGCGCCCGCACCCGGCCAGCCTGGCGCACGGTGAGCATCGGCAACGCCGCGTCACGGCGTTCACCCGACCCGGCCATCCTCGACAACCCCGTTCCTCTCCGCTGTTTCCTCGTCCACCGGCAGGTCCGCCGGTGCGTTATCGGGGATATCGTCACTCACCCGTTCGGGCTGGGCAACGGAATAGCCCGGTTCCCCGCTGCGGGTGTGGTGATCGAGGAAGCGCAGCAGCTCCACCGGGAACGGCAGCACGAGCGTCGAGTTCTTCTCCGAAGCCACCTGCACGACCGTCTCCAGCAGGCGCAGCTGCAACGCGGCCGGGGTGTCGGCCATCGCGGCGGCGGCCTGCGCCAGCTTGTGCGAGGCCTGCAGCTCGCCGTCCGCCGAGATCACCCTGGCTCTGCGCTCGCGTTCGGCCTCGGCCTGCCGCGACATGGACCGCTTCATCGTCTCCGGCAGCGCCACGTCCTTGATCTCGACCCGGTCGATCTGGACGCCCCAGCCCAGCGCGGGGCTGTCGATCATCAGCTCGAGGCCCTGGTTGAGCCGCTCGCGGTTGGACAGCAGATCGTCGAGATCGCTCTTCCCGATGATGGACCGCAGGCTGGTCTGCGCGACCTGTCCGACCGCGAACCGGTAATCCTGCACATTGACCGCGGCGGTCACCGGATCGATCACCCTGAAGTACACCACCGCGTCGACGCGCACCGTCACGTTGTCCCTGGTGATGCCGTCCTGCGCGGGCACCGGCAGCGTGATCACCTGCATGTTCACCCGTTGCAGCCGGTCGACGAACGGCACGAGCGCGACCAGGCCCGCGTCCCGCACCTTCGGCCGCACCCGGCCGAAGCGGAACACCAGCCCGCGTTCGAACTGCCGGACCACGCGCATGCTCGACGCGAGGCCGACCGCCCCGGCCGCGAGCACCCCGGAAATGATTTCGAGCACCATGACGGCTCCCGATCTCGCAGGCCCCCTGCCCGTCCGATTCTACGCCCGGCCTGGGGATTCGATATGGCGTCGAAGGCGCCGATGCCGTGTGCCCCGATCGGGGCAGCCGCGCAGAACGCGTGCCACAACGCGACCCGGAACTGTCAGACTGATGAGGCAGAGTGGTCAGAAGAACGCAGAAGGGGTGTGCGGACATGACCGCGTTGGCCGAGAACCCGGCGGGCGACGTCACCTGGGCTGACGCCGCCGACCTGCGCGCTGCGGTTGAGAACGCCCTGGCCAGGGCCGAATGCTCGTTTGACGAGCTGGCGGCCCAAGCACATCGGGGGCAGTTCACCTCGATGCGAGCACGATTGGCGTGGCTAGCGATCGGCGATCTCCACGGGGCGGACCTCTGACTCGCAGGTTCGCCCTCGAACGGGAGTCCCACGGATTCAGCGTCGAACTGGGCGAGTTGCTGAACAGCACCGTGTGCACAGGCGTGAAGATCAAATCGGTGGCCTCGGACCACACGCGGCAGCGAACCGTCGTCGGATACGGAATCACCAAACGGGAGCAGGATCTGCGCCAGGCGATACCGTTGACCTTGGGCAAGAAGGCACCCCGGTTCTTCCTCGGCCTGCACTTCCGGCTGACACCCGATCACGTCCACGAGCACCTGATGGTCGAGAGCTCCGTGTTCACCGTGTCGCTTACCGAAGATCCGTCGAGACCGCTGTTCCACTACGACTACGAGCGCGATAAAGGGGACGGCTACCCGGAAGCTCACCTTCAGATCTGCGCGTCGTCACCGGACTGGGACCAAGCCGGGATACGGCTGGACGGCTCGGGACGCCTGCTGGAAAAGCTCCATCTGCCCGTCGGTGGCCGCCGGTTCCGCCCGGCTGTGGAGGACATCATTGAGTTCCTGGTTTGCGAGCAGCTAGCCGAAGGACGTCCTGGCTGGCGCACGGCAGTCGAGGAAGGACGACAGCGCTTCCAAGAAAAGCAGCTGCGCGCTGCGGTCAGAAAGCATCCCGATGTCGCTCGGGCTGCACTGGAGGAGAGCCACCGGTAACAGCGTGAGCGTCGCCGATTCCCCTGGCAGAGTGGAGGGGTGCAGATACCGCCGATCCCCGCCGCCTTCGTCGAAGAGATCGCCGAACGCGAAGGGGACGAGGGCCGCGCCTGGCTCGCTCAGCTTCCCGCCGAAGTCGAGCGCTGCTTCGAGCACTGGAAGCTCCGCCCCGACGGCGACCCGATGCACGGCTACACCGCCGTCGTCTACCCCGCGGTAGCCGTCGACGGCACTCCTGCCGTGGTGAAACTCCCTTGGCAGGACGACGAAACCCGCGACGAGCGCCTCGCTTTGTCCACATGGGACGGTGCGGGTTCGGTGCTGCTGCTCGATCACGACGACACCGGCGCGCTGCTGCTCGAACGGCTCGACCACGCGCGTTCGCTGGACGGGGAACCGATCGGCCCCGCGGTCGAGATCGCGGGCGGGCTGCTGCGCGGGCTCGCCGTCGAAGCGCCGCCGTTGTCGCGCTCGCTGGCGGCCGAGGCCGAACGGTGGGCGGCCGAACTGCCGGAACTGTGGCGGGAGCTGGACGAGCCGCTGCCCCGCCGCATGCTGGACGCGACGCTCGACGTGTGCCGCAACCTCGGGCCCGAAGCGGGCACGCTCCTGGTCAACGAGGATCCGCACTACCTGAACGTACTGGCGGGCACTCGCGAACCGTGGCTCGTGATCGACCCGAAGCCGCTCACCGGCGACGTCGAGTTCGGCGTGATCCCCTTGCTGTGGAACAGGTTCGCCGAGTCCACACTGGACGAACGGTTCGCCGCGGTGGTGTCGGCGGCGAACCTCGACCGCGACCGCGCGCTCGCCTGGACACTGGTGCGCGCGGTGGTGAACTGGCTGGACCTCGTCGACGACGAGGACGACGACTTCCCCTGCCCGGAGGTCGTCCGGATCGCCGAATGGGCGGCACCGGGGGTGTGAAACCGCACGTGCCCGAGCGCGGTTCCTGTCATCATGGCGAAATGACCGAAAACCCGGTGAACAGGATCGCGACCGGCTACGGGCGCTTCTACGCCCCGATCGCGGTGTGCCTGTTCGCGTTCCTGTTCTTCCCGCTCTACGACACGGTGGTCGTGCGCGAAGAAGGAGTGGAGTTCACCTCCACCTACGGCACGGTGTTCGACATGGCGACGAACAGCGGCGGCGCGCCCGCGATGATCGGCATCCTGCTGCTCGCCGCCCTCCTCGCGATGCTGGCCGTCGCCGCGGTCCGCGGCGCCGTGCCCCCGCTGCTGGTGACGATGGCGGTCGTGTCGACGCTGATGGCGGTGCTCGTGCTCACCAAGGTCGGGACCGGCACCCCCGCCCCGCCGATCACCGACGCGGGCAAGGCGGGTGTCGCGCTGCTGATCGCCACGGCGGTGCTCACCGCCGTCCACGCGGTGCACTTTTCGGCCCTGCGAAGGCGAAACACCGCCGCACCCGATTCCGAACCGCGCTGATCGTCCACAGTGGAGGGCGCCGGGCGGCTGACAGCGCGCGAGGAGCCATCGCGGGTGTGAGATCCGCGACCCAGCGGGGGCGCCCGGCAGCCGATAACCTGGCGCCATGGCCGCCGTGAACAGGGTTTTCGCCGCTCAGCTCGCGGGACTGCCGGTGTTCGGCCCCGACGGGGAGTCGATCGGCAAGGTGCGCGATCTCGTCGCGGGGCTCCGGCTCGACGCGCAGCCGCCGCGCATCCTCGGTGTCGTCGTCGAGCTGACCACCCGGCGCCGGGTTTTCGTGCCCATGCTGCGCGTCACCTCGATCGAGCCCAACGCCGTCACGATGGCCACCGGCTCGATCAACATGCGCCACTTCCACCAGCGCCCCAACGAAGTGCTCGTGGTCGGCCAGCTGCTGGACGCGCACGCGTTCCTCGCCGACACGACCACGCGCGTCACCGTCGTCGACGCGGCGATGGAGCCGACCAGGACGCGCGACTGGGTACTCGCGAAGCTCGCCATCCGCGAGCGCAGCACGCGGCTCGGGCTCGGCCGCCGCCGCTCGTCG is part of the Amycolatopsis sp. CA-230715 genome and encodes:
- a CDS encoding general stress protein produces the protein MIVTGPFSSGGRAGAGVPRVPTPPTGWPIGSYDHYTDAQRAVEHLADNDFAVQDVTIVGVDLMLVERVIGRLSWGKVLGTAAVSGAWFGLLIGVLLSMFNPSSGGGINFAPILVGVLAGMLFALVFGAASYASTKGRRDFSSSSQLVAGRYDVLCQPRSAEQGRDLLAKLAMRPSGSTS
- a CDS encoding OmpA family protein, giving the protein MVRGITVTRAKGIAGLAAAALAIAGLAGCGDDNNQSGSGNGNGSSSASAPPSNGQGDQNGQNGQNGQQNDPNGAQNGSPAAQALQQKLDELTNATPITFEREKTELTEQGKETVKKAAEAAAGAAGTKLEVTASAGYDDAAKATEVSQKRAEAVVKEMTANGVPADRVTAKGTGNEGVVGDEKAATSVKIKAS
- a CDS encoding acyl-CoA dehydrogenase family protein, with amino-acid sequence MARLAQTAGLTDVQSEILATVRTFVDKEVIPHAQELEHADTYPADIVEGMKEMGLFGITIPEEYGGLGESLLTYALVVEEIARGWMSVSGVINTHFIVAHMISRHGTEAQKKHFLPPMATGEVRGSFSMSEPDLGSDVAAIKTKAKKDGDRYVIDGAKMWLTNGGSSNLIALLVRTDEGAEKAHQNLTTFLVEKPEGFGEVAPGLTIPGKIEKMGYKGVDTTEAVFDGFEIGADKVLGEQPGKGFSYMMDGVEVGRVNVAARACGIAIRAFELAVDYAQQRKTFGKAIAEHQAIAFKLAEMATKVEAAHLMMVNAARLKDSGARNDVEAGMAKLIASEYCAEVTQEAFRIHGGYGYSKEYEIERLMREAPFLLIGEGTSEIQKTIISRGLLRDYKSRG
- a CDS encoding SPFH domain-containing protein, with the protein product MVLEIISGVLAAGAVGLASSMRVVRQFERGLVFRFGRVRPKVRDAGLVALVPFVDRLQRVNMQVITLPVPAQDGITRDNVTVRVDAVVYFRVIDPVTAAVNVQDYRFAVGQVAQTSLRSIIGKSDLDDLLSNRERLNQGLELMIDSPALGWGVQIDRVEIKDVALPETMKRSMSRQAEAERERRARVISADGELQASHKLAQAAAAMADTPAALQLRLLETVVQVASEKNSTLVLPFPVELLRFLDHHTRSGEPGYSVAQPERVSDDIPDNAPADLPVDEETAERNGVVEDGRVG
- a CDS encoding aminoglycoside phosphotransferase family protein; this encodes MQIPPIPAAFVEEIAEREGDEGRAWLAQLPAEVERCFEHWKLRPDGDPMHGYTAVVYPAVAVDGTPAVVKLPWQDDETRDERLALSTWDGAGSVLLLDHDDTGALLLERLDHARSLDGEPIGPAVEIAGGLLRGLAVEAPPLSRSLAAEAERWAAELPELWRELDEPLPRRMLDATLDVCRNLGPEAGTLLVNEDPHYLNVLAGTREPWLVIDPKPLTGDVEFGVIPLLWNRFAESTLDERFAAVVSAANLDRDRALAWTLVRAVVNWLDLVDDEDDDFPCPEVVRIAEWAAPGV